A single region of the Bacillus cereus genome encodes:
- a CDS encoding GNAT family N-acetyltransferase, translating to MCNILSTNVFTYKSKDGKTVIIREAKEQDAERMLNAASKALINAPYMLSTVEGVKKMSVDAIQKTLKAYHENPNYVQFIAEVDGKLVGAIDFKNGNKEKISHQGAFAMTILPEYRNYGIGRALLETLINWAKNNSKIEKVCLEVMEDNLGAIQLYKNLGFFEEGRKAKGVKLDDGYQNLILMALFV from the coding sequence GTGTGTAATATATTATCAACTAACGTTTTTACTTATAAATCTAAGGATGGAAAAACAGTAATAATTAGAGAAGCTAAAGAACAGGATGCAGAAAGAATGCTAAATGCTGCTTCAAAAGCTTTAATAAACGCTCCATACATGCTAAGTACGGTTGAGGGTGTAAAAAAGATGAGTGTTGATGCTATTCAAAAAACGTTAAAAGCTTATCATGAAAATCCAAATTATGTACAGTTTATTGCTGAAGTTGATGGTAAGTTAGTCGGTGCAATAGATTTTAAGAACGGAAACAAAGAAAAAATTAGTCATCAAGGGGCTTTTGCAATGACCATACTACCTGAATATCGAAATTATGGTATTGGAAGAGCTCTTCTAGAAACGTTAATCAATTGGGCTAAAAATAACAGTAAGATTGAAAAAGTTTGTCTTGAGGTAATGGAAGATAATCTAGGTGCAATCCAGTTATATAAGAATTTAGGCTTTTTTGAAGAGGGTAGAAAAGCAAAGGGTGTAAAATTGGATGACGGCTATCAAAATTTAATATTAATGGCTTTATTCGTTTAA
- a CDS encoding GNAT family N-acetyltransferase translates to MIYEANIHTRKKLVSLFEDFNNVVLLSYLQGHMGTAWVNNLENPTIAQVTVGIFTFYTGDPNVKETDELLRNIPDRMLVIVNSEEWKKRLETFYERKIDKFLRYKFKRNAEVFDHSKLQSFISALPKGYELRRIDEHIVNIPTLHKVSEDFTSQFQTVEDYINRGIGYSILYKGEVVCGASSYSIYDNGIEIEVATDHNHRRKGLATIVSAALILDCLEKGIYPNWDAANTTSAKLAEKLGYVFDKTYDTYFVNNR, encoded by the coding sequence ATGATATATGAAGCAAATATACATACTAGAAAAAAATTAGTTTCTCTGTTTGAGGATTTTAATAATGTTGTGTTACTTTCTTATTTACAAGGACATATGGGCACCGCTTGGGTAAATAATCTTGAAAATCCGACAATAGCGCAAGTTACAGTAGGGATTTTCACATTTTATACTGGAGATCCAAATGTGAAGGAAACAGACGAGTTATTACGTAACATTCCTGATAGAATGTTAGTAATCGTAAATAGTGAAGAGTGGAAAAAGCGTTTAGAAACATTTTACGAAAGAAAAATAGATAAGTTTTTACGCTATAAATTTAAACGGAATGCGGAAGTTTTCGATCATTCAAAATTACAATCGTTTATATCAGCGCTTCCAAAAGGATACGAGTTACGAAGAATCGATGAACATATCGTAAATATCCCTACATTACATAAGGTCTCCGAAGATTTTACAAGTCAATTTCAAACGGTAGAAGATTATATAAATCGAGGTATAGGTTATAGTATTTTGTATAAAGGAGAAGTTGTATGCGGTGCATCATCGTATAGTATATATGATAATGGCATTGAAATTGAAGTTGCGACTGATCACAATCATAGAAGAAAAGGATTAGCAACTATAGTTAGTGCAGCGTTAATCTTGGACTGTTTAGAAAAAGGGATATATCCAAACTGGGATGCAGCAAATACTACATCTGCAAAACTAGCAGAAAAGCTAGGATATGTTTTTGATAAGACGTATGATACTTATTTTGTGAATAATAGGTAA
- a CDS encoding BC_2427 family protein has protein sequence MDKPLVGKGIWNKVYKGKMLNVQDDSREIREKKKSKETESKKEDKVIGIEKESEETELKKEDKAIKSKKESEETEPAKENKVIGLEKVEVVNESEKKSEETESKRESIGLGSKIETSVHSMVVKTPFSIISEVSSFKVFPKINVKNQDEFVFRNEKDAEGSELDSKLLTTVQQYHSEAYCKLVSLNLHEKRVLVELYNQKVKGNNEENKVETSTWIPIHSIILESGNEGEVNNSITARLPIEIGKYKGEISLREKVVFTEKVIGIKEVEQEIVLTKTEFLVPKVKKNGQNAFTVEKGSLFVEGYIYQCIEYISEQSTFHDNVYQLAQNIVLELIIQVIQEQEVQVRIT, from the coding sequence ATGGATAAGCCATTGGTTGGTAAAGGAATATGGAACAAAGTTTACAAAGGGAAAATGCTGAATGTTCAAGATGATTCGCGTGAAATAAGAGAAAAAAAGAAAAGTAAAGAAACAGAGTCAAAAAAAGAAGATAAAGTAATTGGAATAGAGAAAGAAAGTGAAGAAACTGAATTGAAAAAAGAAGATAAAGCAATTAAATCAAAGAAAGAAAGTGAAGAGACTGAACCAGCAAAAGAAAATAAAGTGATTGGATTAGAGAAAGTAGAAGTAGTAAATGAATCAGAGAAAAAAAGTGAAGAAACTGAATCAAAGAGAGAAAGTATAGGTTTAGGATCAAAAATAGAGACTTCAGTGCATTCAATGGTAGTGAAAACTCCATTTTCTATTATTTCAGAAGTGTCTAGCTTTAAAGTATTTCCAAAAATAAATGTGAAAAATCAAGATGAATTTGTATTTCGAAATGAAAAAGATGCAGAGGGGAGTGAATTAGATTCTAAGTTATTAACTACAGTGCAACAGTATCATTCGGAGGCTTATTGTAAATTAGTTTCTTTAAATCTTCATGAAAAGAGAGTGCTTGTTGAATTATATAATCAAAAAGTTAAAGGGAATAATGAAGAGAATAAGGTAGAGACATCTACATGGATACCTATCCACAGTATAATATTAGAGAGTGGAAATGAAGGAGAAGTAAATAATAGTATAACAGCCAGACTACCAATAGAAATAGGGAAGTATAAAGGTGAAATTAGTTTACGAGAAAAAGTTGTATTTACAGAAAAAGTCATAGGAATAAAAGAGGTGGAACAGGAGATTGTTTTGACAAAAACTGAATTCTTAGTGCCAAAAGTAAAAAAGAATGGACAAAATGCATTTACAGTTGAAAAAGGTAGCTTATTTGTAGAAGGCTATATTTATCAATGTATTGAATACATATCAGAACAAAGTACATTTCATGATAATGTGTATCAGTTAGCACAAAATATTGTATTGGAATTAATCATTCAAGTGATACAAGAACAGGAAGTACAAGTGCGAATTACATAA
- a CDS encoding CsxC family protein codes for MSEQCPINVPCQVAGQTQTPLSDAAATPIVTPGAPIVKIPVVLAERTIQIVVESDISLDPPATEIKRVLKNVFLTQCKLVPVAFTPVVGTPYRRVTRGKLFVQGYIRKNIEYANDECNGVLYDRIANVPFSGFADLTEADFLSLALVASSSDTTSHFINPNNGDLPRLDKYFFENAVFYNEQPYCELVSAQFFELDFSPCPTELNEPFGTLREKIVLDLTLKVLQVQQVQV; via the coding sequence ATGAGTGAACAATGCCCAATTAATGTACCATGTCAGGTAGCGGGACAAACCCAAACACCATTAAGTGATGCTGCGGCAACACCAATTGTTACTCCAGGAGCACCAATCGTAAAAATACCAGTTGTATTAGCAGAAAGAACAATTCAAATTGTTGTAGAATCTGATATTTCATTAGATCCTCCAGCAACTGAGATTAAACGTGTGTTAAAAAATGTATTTTTAACACAATGTAAGTTAGTTCCTGTAGCATTTACTCCGGTAGTTGGTACACCTTACCGCCGAGTTACAAGAGGAAAATTATTTGTACAAGGGTATATTCGTAAAAATATTGAATATGCAAATGATGAGTGTAATGGGGTTCTATATGACCGCATTGCAAATGTTCCATTTTCTGGTTTTGCAGATCTAACAGAAGCTGATTTCCTATCACTAGCTTTAGTAGCTTCTTCCTCAGACACTACTTCTCATTTTATTAATCCTAACAACGGTGATTTACCACGTTTAGACAAATATTTCTTCGAAAATGCAGTTTTTTATAACGAACAACCATATTGTGAATTAGTAAGCGCACAATTTTTCGAATTAGACTTTTCACCTTGTCCAACAGAATTAAACGAGCCATTTGGAACTCTTCGTGAAAAAATTGTACTAGATCTTACTTTAAAAGTTTTACAAGTACAACAAGTACAAGTATAA
- a CDS encoding DegV family protein yields the protein MGVKIITDSAADLPVELLQAYDIDLIPLRVYDEAETEYLDGVTLNSVTLLQKMREGAVYRTSLPSLETFQEKFVSYAKEDNSCIYLAFSSELSGTYQSSVVIKEEVKETYADLDLEIIDTKCASLGQGLVVLEAAKMAKEGAAKEDILKRVDFLMNHMEHIFTVADLQYLVRGGRLSKVAGFIGGLLNIKPILNVEEGKLVPLEKVRGKKKVLGRIVDIMEERGKDLKGQTIGMTHGDDLETAEALKALITERFGCEVFIVNTIGAAIGAHTGPGVITLFFLNEVE from the coding sequence ATGGGTGTTAAAATCATTACGGATAGTGCGGCGGATTTACCGGTAGAATTGCTGCAGGCATATGATATTGATTTAATTCCACTCCGTGTATATGATGAAGCAGAAACAGAGTATTTAGATGGAGTTACATTAAATTCAGTTACATTATTGCAAAAAATGAGAGAAGGCGCTGTTTATAGAACGTCATTGCCTTCACTTGAAACTTTCCAAGAAAAATTTGTTTCTTATGCAAAAGAAGATAATTCTTGTATATATTTAGCTTTTTCATCTGAACTGTCTGGTACATATCAATCGTCAGTTGTCATTAAAGAGGAAGTAAAAGAAACATATGCAGATTTAGATTTAGAAATTATTGATACGAAATGTGCTTCGCTTGGTCAAGGACTTGTCGTTTTAGAAGCTGCTAAAATGGCAAAAGAAGGCGCAGCAAAAGAAGATATTTTAAAACGTGTTGATTTTCTAATGAACCATATGGAACATATTTTCACTGTAGCTGACTTGCAGTACCTTGTTAGAGGCGGGCGCTTAAGTAAAGTAGCAGGTTTTATCGGTGGTTTACTAAACATTAAGCCGATCTTAAACGTAGAAGAAGGAAAACTTGTACCACTTGAAAAGGTAAGAGGGAAAAAGAAAGTACTTGGCCGAATTGTAGATATTATGGAAGAGCGCGGAAAAGATCTTAAAGGTCAAACAATCGGTATGACTCACGGTGACGATTTAGAAACAGCTGAAGCATTAAAAGCATTAATTACAGAAAGATTTGGCTGTGAAGTATTTATTGTAAATACAATTGGTGCAGCAATCGGTGCACATACAGGTCCTGGCGTTATAACGTTATTTTTCTTAAATGAAGTAGAGTAA
- a CDS encoding M3 family metallopeptidase gives MYEIATWDLDRLCSNEDLLVPIMELKEQYFVAKDVEALSKLIKAIEKAEYYLYCRSAEESVSSDNTILTVKVKELKSEVQQVIQQSEAETAEIINTTLIKDELSAWENMYIQLRNRLEIEYNNKQFSFGQANNIAMNSDNEKERLEVFELLTNALNKEKEIFATVLNQIGRLRNIKSNEIEDSEILSQSLQANGISETVLLQMWNATEENLDKLVSAVNVYKNGKASITWHELMTVKENNEAIIPFSVAVQNIYDALKDIDEELAEFARNAIESGWVDAEPRENKPPGGFCAPFFSEKESRISMRYDGSIDSVRVLAHELGHAWHFHNMSFEQSTSFLDDYLPMSTAESASIFFETVLINYLIETTKCIEMKKSLLSWKIRNTFNYVMAIRASFQFEKNFYEKCKEGPISADEIERLSILAQEEAYGHALCEYQPFVWMKYTQFYIADVPFYNYPYTFGYLASFSLLEIAKQNSSTFHLKYKEFLRETGKAPVEELKKKHFQIDITSYEFWDKAFIQISKDIDEYLQLM, from the coding sequence ATGTATGAAATTGCTACGTGGGACTTAGATCGTTTGTGTTCGAATGAGGACTTACTCGTTCCAATAATGGAGTTGAAAGAACAATATTTTGTAGCAAAAGATGTAGAGGCTCTTTCAAAACTTATAAAAGCTATTGAAAAAGCAGAATACTATTTGTATTGTCGATCGGCTGAAGAAAGTGTTTCATCTGATAATACTATATTGACTGTGAAAGTAAAAGAACTAAAAAGTGAAGTACAGCAAGTAATACAACAAAGTGAAGCGGAAACTGCCGAGATTATTAATACTACGTTAATAAAAGACGAACTAAGTGCATGGGAAAATATGTACATACAATTAAGGAATAGGTTAGAAATAGAGTACAATAATAAGCAATTTTCATTTGGACAAGCAAATAATATTGCAATGAATAGTGATAATGAAAAGGAAAGATTAGAAGTCTTCGAGTTACTAACAAACGCATTAAATAAGGAAAAAGAAATCTTTGCTACTGTATTAAATCAAATAGGGAGATTACGTAATATAAAAAGTAACGAAATAGAAGATAGTGAGATTTTATCACAATCTCTTCAAGCGAATGGAATCTCTGAAACTGTTTTATTACAAATGTGGAATGCGACAGAAGAAAATCTAGATAAATTAGTAAGCGCTGTAAACGTGTATAAGAACGGGAAAGCTTCCATTACATGGCATGAACTTATGACAGTAAAGGAAAATAATGAGGCTATTATTCCTTTTTCAGTAGCAGTACAAAACATATATGATGCATTAAAAGATATTGATGAAGAATTAGCAGAATTTGCACGTAATGCGATAGAAAGTGGATGGGTAGATGCGGAACCGAGAGAGAATAAACCACCAGGTGGTTTTTGTGCTCCATTTTTCAGTGAGAAAGAATCGCGAATCTCCATGCGTTATGATGGGAGTATAGATAGTGTAAGAGTACTTGCTCATGAGCTAGGACATGCTTGGCATTTTCATAATATGAGTTTTGAACAATCTACTTCTTTTTTAGATGATTATTTGCCAATGAGTACAGCTGAATCAGCGTCTATTTTCTTTGAAACAGTACTCATAAACTATTTAATTGAAACAACAAAGTGTATAGAAATGAAAAAGTCATTACTTAGCTGGAAAATAAGAAATACTTTTAATTATGTTATGGCCATTCGAGCATCATTTCAGTTTGAGAAGAATTTTTATGAAAAATGTAAAGAAGGTCCTATAAGTGCTGACGAAATTGAGAGGTTATCTATATTGGCACAAGAAGAAGCATATGGACATGCTCTATGTGAATATCAGCCGTTCGTGTGGATGAAATATACTCAATTTTATATTGCGGATGTTCCTTTTTACAATTATCCGTACACATTTGGATATTTAGCAAGTTTTAGTTTATTAGAAATAGCGAAGCAAAACTCAAGTACATTCCATTTAAAGTATAAAGAATTTCTACGAGAAACCGGAAAAGCTCCAGTAGAAGAACTCAAGAAAAAACATTTTCAAATAGATATAACAAGCTATGAATTTTGGGATAAAGCTTTTATACAAATTTCTAAAGATATTGATGAATATTTGCAGCTTATGTAA
- the ycaC gene encoding isochorismate family cysteine hydrolase YcaC, with the protein MSDFYSRLSKSDAAVLLVDHQTGLISSLVRDYGVDEFKNNVLALANTASFFDLPVILTTSFEDGPNGPLMQELIELFPNAPKIARPGQINAWDNDEFVKAIEATGKKQLIIAGVVTDVCVAFPALSAVNAGYEVFVVTDASGTFSKQVADAALMRMAHGGVQLMNWFSVAAELQRDWRNDVEGFGALLAKHLPSYQNIIGSYMGAQKEFSK; encoded by the coding sequence ATGTCTGATTTCTATTCTCGTCTTTCAAAAAGTGATGCCGCTGTTCTTCTAGTGGATCATCAAACTGGCCTGATTTCTAGCCTAGTGCGTGACTATGGTGTTGATGAGTTCAAGAATAATGTTTTGGCTCTTGCTAATACCGCTAGTTTTTTTGATTTGCCGGTTATTTTAACGACTAGCTTCGAAGACGGTCCTAATGGTCCACTCATGCAGGAATTAATTGAACTATTTCCAAATGCTCCTAAAATAGCGCGTCCTGGACAAATTAACGCGTGGGACAATGATGAATTTGTAAAAGCTATTGAAGCAACGGGTAAAAAACAGCTAATTATCGCAGGCGTAGTTACTGATGTTTGTGTTGCGTTCCCGGCTCTATCAGCTGTAAATGCAGGGTATGAGGTATTTGTTGTAACGGATGCATCTGGAACTTTTAGTAAACAAGTTGCTGATGCCGCTCTTATGCGTATGGCTCATGGAGGGGTACAACTCATGAACTGGTTTAGCGTTGCAGCTGAATTACAGCGCGACTGGCGAAATGATGTTGAAGGCTTTGGAGCTTTACTTGCTAAGCATCTTCCAAGTTATCAAAATATCATCGGAAGCTATATGGGAGCTCAAAAAGAATTTAGTAAATAA
- a CDS encoding HAD family hydrolase, with protein sequence MLQALIFDMDGTLFQTDKILELSLDDTFDHLRSLQLWDAETPIDKYREIMGVPLPKVWEALLPDHSNEVRKQTDAYFLERLIENIKSGKGALYPNVKEVFNYLKEIGCSIYIASNGLTDYLKAIVSHYDLEQWVTETFSIEQISSLNKGDLVKNILKKYDLKEAAVVGDRLSDINAAKDNGLIAIGCNFDFAQEDELAHADLVIDDLMELKGILPELKNTYITN encoded by the coding sequence ATGTTGCAAGCACTAATCTTTGATATGGATGGAACTTTATTTCAAACAGATAAAATCTTAGAATTATCACTAGATGATACATTTGATCATTTACGCTCACTACAATTATGGGATGCGGAAACACCTATTGATAAATACCGTGAAATTATGGGTGTTCCTTTACCTAAAGTTTGGGAAGCGCTATTACCTGATCATTCAAATGAAGTAAGAAAACAAACAGATGCTTATTTTTTAGAGCGATTAATTGAAAACATAAAGAGTGGGAAAGGTGCTTTATATCCGAATGTAAAAGAAGTTTTTAATTATTTAAAAGAAATTGGTTGCTCAATTTACATAGCTAGTAATGGTTTAACGGATTATTTAAAAGCAATCGTATCTCATTATGATTTAGAGCAATGGGTTACTGAAACTTTTAGTATCGAACAAATTTCATCGCTTAATAAAGGTGACTTAGTAAAAAATATTTTGAAAAAATATGATTTAAAAGAGGCAGCGGTAGTTGGCGATCGTTTATCTGATATAAATGCAGCTAAAGATAATGGCTTGATTGCGATTGGATGTAATTTTGATTTTGCACAAGAAGATGAACTTGCTCATGCTGATTTAGTAATTGATGATTTAATGGAACTGAAGGGCATATTACCAGAATTGAAGAATACTTACATAACAAATTAA
- a CDS encoding BC_2878 family exosporium-associated protein, whose protein sequence is MDCEPKRNCKCCQNSICEFLQSLEPFTKVESIVIAGKEIVVSYFLSFNKMKGIVSFVQEDNDVIFVDCSKIDAIRIGKVCSCKAKVKFIEEDFSLLGNVCPQCLTEGSTLFFDFYNSELNLSLQAETIDAPRCIEFTDELGNVVKQITIVGEAIVSKDFVQVPELLDFRLILSDTAANPLNFGLLFINFPDLTFIILFASSGYLNISNCLRIESGTGNAEIEELKKMVKNDDNTYTSIIQLTKIYTNGATESFTSKKEK, encoded by the coding sequence GTGGATTGCGAGCCGAAACGAAATTGTAAATGTTGTCAAAATAGCATATGTGAATTTTTACAAAGTCTAGAACCTTTTACTAAGGTTGAGAGTATCGTAATAGCCGGAAAGGAAATTGTTGTATCCTATTTTCTTTCATTTAACAAGATGAAAGGTATCGTGTCATTTGTACAAGAGGACAATGATGTTATTTTTGTAGATTGTTCAAAGATTGATGCGATTCGAATAGGAAAAGTGTGTAGTTGTAAAGCAAAAGTTAAATTTATTGAAGAGGATTTTAGTCTCCTTGGAAATGTTTGTCCACAGTGTTTAACGGAGGGAAGCACACTCTTTTTCGACTTTTATAATTCTGAATTGAATTTATCTCTACAAGCAGAAACAATTGATGCGCCTAGATGTATTGAATTTACAGATGAACTTGGGAATGTAGTAAAGCAAATTACAATAGTAGGTGAAGCGATTGTTTCTAAAGATTTTGTTCAAGTGCCAGAACTATTAGATTTTCGATTGATATTATCGGATACGGCTGCAAATCCTTTGAACTTCGGATTACTGTTCATTAATTTCCCAGATCTTACGTTTATTATTCTTTTCGCATCGAGTGGATACCTCAACATTTCGAACTGTTTGAGAATAGAGAGTGGAACTGGTAATGCTGAAATAGAAGAGTTGAAAAAGATGGTAAAGAATGACGATAATACGTACACATCAATTATTCAGTTGACTAAAATATATACAAATGGCGCTACAGAATCCTTTACTTCTAAGAAGGAGAAATAA
- a CDS encoding GNAT family N-acetyltransferase: protein MSIQLATSNDLEWINNHYESIGFVPSDLTRDTVAIVTYHNEYAGVGRLVQIDEDTIEMGGIFILPKFRGLQLAGELVSFLVQTAKKLQIQNVFCLPFEELESFYKKYGFTEVNTTKEVVHPIILKKYNWCLENYDKHVLLFKL, encoded by the coding sequence ATGAGTATTCAACTAGCTACATCTAATGATTTAGAATGGATTAATAATCACTATGAATCGATAGGATTTGTACCAAGTGATTTAACACGAGACACAGTTGCGATCGTTACATATCACAACGAGTATGCAGGTGTTGGACGATTAGTCCAAATAGATGAAGATACTATTGAAATGGGTGGGATTTTTATTCTCCCTAAATTTAGAGGTCTACAATTAGCTGGAGAACTTGTCTCATTTTTAGTACAAACTGCGAAAAAATTACAAATACAAAATGTGTTTTGTCTTCCTTTTGAAGAACTAGAAAGTTTTTATAAAAAATATGGCTTTACTGAAGTTAATACTACGAAAGAAGTTGTCCACCCAATTATTCTAAAAAAATATAATTGGTGTTTGGAAAATTACGATAAACATGTTTTACTATTTAAGTTGTGA
- a CDS encoding 5'-methylthioadenosine/adenosylhomocysteine nucleosidase, with translation MNRIGIIGAMQIEIDLLLEKLHIKEEHTIAGMPFYKGNYMDTEIIITRCGVGKVNAAACTQILINNFDVDTIINTGVAGGLHPDVKVGDLVISTNVTHHDVSKNQMKNLFPFQESFIASKELRELAREACNSSSLNVPVHEGRIVSGECFVEDSKLKEQLVTEYAPHCTEMEGAAIGHVAHINDIPFLVIRSISDSADDEAQVSYDDFAKTAANYCSEIIVEMLKHISSKTVL, from the coding sequence ATGAACAGAATCGGTATTATCGGAGCAATGCAAATTGAAATAGACTTACTTTTAGAAAAACTACATATAAAAGAGGAACATACAATTGCGGGAATGCCTTTTTATAAAGGAAACTACATGGATACAGAAATTATTATTACGCGATGTGGTGTAGGAAAAGTAAATGCTGCCGCATGTACACAAATATTAATTAATAATTTTGATGTAGACACTATCATTAATACAGGAGTTGCGGGTGGATTGCATCCTGATGTGAAAGTTGGCGATTTAGTTATTTCTACAAATGTTACTCATCATGATGTTAGTAAAAATCAAATGAAGAATTTATTTCCGTTTCAAGAATCTTTTATTGCAAGTAAAGAGTTAAGAGAGTTAGCGCGAGAAGCTTGTAATAGTAGTAGTTTAAATGTTCCTGTACATGAAGGAAGAATCGTTAGCGGAGAATGCTTCGTCGAGGATTCAAAATTAAAGGAGCAATTAGTCACTGAATATGCACCACATTGTACTGAAATGGAAGGCGCGGCAATTGGGCATGTCGCTCATATAAATGACATACCATTTCTCGTTATAAGAAGTATTTCTGATAGTGCAGATGATGAGGCGCAAGTTTCATATGATGATTTCGCGAAAACTGCGGCGAATTATTGTTCAGAAATTATTGTTGAGATGCTTAAACATATTTCGAGTAAAACTGTATTGTAG
- a CDS encoding WecB/TagA/CpsF family glycosyltransferase, translating into MDHQLIKGIPFSTLEYEKAISLLKGWLHEKQEKARFVVTANPEIVMSAKENTATSKQFKKMLLSADLITADGIGVIIGSRILKGTLKERVTGADLTRDLIKCCNENGYRVFLFGAAPESNEKALEKLKEQNPSAHFKGQHGFVNGEEIEEVKAQIKQFNPHLLLVGLGSPKQEEFIYDNLQTLNVPLSIGIGGMIDIISGTVKRAPKIMRDTGTEWLYRLMSQPKRIKRQLVLPKFLLSVMAERIKGITN; encoded by the coding sequence GTGGATCACCAACTTATAAAGGGAATACCTTTTTCAACTTTAGAATATGAAAAAGCTATAAGCTTATTAAAAGGTTGGCTACATGAAAAACAAGAGAAAGCAAGATTTGTAGTAACTGCAAATCCTGAAATTGTTATGTCAGCTAAGGAAAACACGGCTACATCAAAGCAGTTTAAAAAAATGTTATTATCTGCGGATTTAATAACAGCCGATGGGATTGGCGTCATAATTGGATCGAGAATATTAAAAGGAACGTTGAAAGAGCGTGTTACTGGGGCAGATTTAACTCGCGATTTAATAAAATGTTGTAATGAAAATGGGTATCGTGTCTTTCTTTTTGGAGCTGCACCAGAAAGTAATGAAAAAGCATTAGAAAAATTAAAAGAGCAAAATCCATCTGCGCATTTTAAAGGACAGCATGGATTTGTAAACGGTGAAGAAATAGAAGAAGTAAAAGCTCAAATCAAGCAATTCAATCCGCATTTATTGTTAGTAGGGTTAGGTTCACCTAAACAAGAAGAATTCATCTATGATAACTTACAAACATTAAACGTGCCACTATCTATTGGTATAGGCGGCATGATTGATATAATATCAGGTACTGTAAAAAGAGCACCGAAAATAATGAGAGATACTGGAACAGAATGGTTGTATAGATTAATGTCGCAGCCAAAAAGAATAAAGAGACAACTTGTATTGCCGAAGTTTTTACTTTCGGTTATGGCGGAGAGGATTAAAGGGATTACAAATTAA